One genomic segment of Salvia splendens isolate huo1 unplaced genomic scaffold, SspV2 ctg94, whole genome shotgun sequence includes these proteins:
- the LOC121791849 gene encoding berberine bridge enzyme-like 18, producing MKTLSNSSHLFFFLLVLILSCSSVAFADKQDNFLQCLSKTTNYYSISNDVYTHANSSYTSILQFSIRNPRFASDSTPKPQVIITPEHESQIPPVVHCAKKSGLEIRTRSGGHDMEGLSYVSHVPFVVIDLINLSEVTVNVDEKMAWIETGATTGIVYYKIAEKSSTLGFPGAICTTVGVGGHYSGGGYGTMLRKYGLAGDNVVDARIIDANGRILDRKSMGEDLF from the coding sequence ATGAAAACTCTTTCAAATTCATCTcatctctttttctttcttcttgtcCTCATCTTGTCATGCTCATCAGTAGCTTTTGCTGATAAGCAAGACAACTTTCTTCAATGTCTCTCCAAAACAACCAACTACTACTCCATTTCAAATGATGTCTACACTCATGCAAACTCATCTTACACTTCCATCCTCCAATTCTCCATCCGAAACCCTAGATTCGCGTCGGACTCCACTCCTAAACCTCAAGTGATCATAACCCCAGAACACGAATCCCAGATCCCGCCTGTCGTACACTGCGCCAAGAAAAGTGGTCTGGAGATCAGAACACGGAGCGGTGGCCATGACATGGAGGGACTGTCTTATGTCTCCCATGTCCCGTTCGTGGTCATCGATTTAATCAATCTCAGCGAAGTTACTGTCAACGTGGATGAGAAAATGGCATGGATTGAGACCGGTGCGACAACTGGAATCGTATACTACAAGATTGCGGAAAAGAGCTCCACTTTAGGGTTTCCTGGTGCTATTTGCACTACTGTCGGTGTCGGTGGCCACTACAGTGGAGGAGGCTATGGCACAATGCTGAGAAAATACGGCCTCGCTGGAGATAACGTCGTTGATGCAAGAATAATCGACGCCAATGGCAGAATCCTCGACAGAAAATCAATGGGAGAGGATCTTTTCTAG
- the LOC121791852 gene encoding glutaredoxin-like, whose protein sequence is LVSNFNDLSTIFGSKSCFRSTFNEYCITDTRNADDGSEMQSGLAEWTGQRSVPNVFIGGKHIGGCDATTALHSAGKLVPLLTEAGAVAKADTSGGAKASI, encoded by the exons CTTGTTTCCAATTTCAATGATTTGTCTACTATATTTGGCTCCAAATCATGTTTCCGTTCCACTTTCAATGAATACTGCATTACTGACACACGGAATGCAGATGATGGAAGTGAAATGCAATCCGGTCTGGCTGAATGGACCGGGCAGCGCTCCGTCCCGAATGTGTTCATTGGTGGCAAACACATAGGCGGCTGTGATG CAACCACCGCGCTGCATAGTGCTGGAAAGCTTGTTCCGTTACTGACTGAAGCCGGAGCAGTTGCCAAAGCTGATACCTCAGGAGGTGCCAAAGCTTCTATCTAG
- the LOC121791853 gene encoding ribonuclease III domain-containing protein RNC1, chloroplastic-like — protein sequence MDLSSSFTPHTKIDLSFSSSSLTLFPFQTHFKIPKTPNLHISAVASADPKELPQNSPQRLLKELAERKKVVSPKKRAPPKRFILKPPLDDKRLAERFLNSPQLSLKSFPLLSSCLPSQRLNNADRTWMDEYLLEAKQALGYPLEPSDSYGDDNPAKQFDSLLYLAFQHPHCERTNVRHVRSGHSRLLFLGQYVLELALCEFFLQRYPRESPGPMRERVYALIGKRFLPKWIKAASLQNLVFQYDDMDRLLRKDREPPVKSVFSALFGAIYLCFGMPEVYRVLFEVFGLDPEAEDCQPKLRRQLDDIDYVSVEFDNRKLSWQDVAAYKPPEDALFAHPRLFRACVPPGMHRFRGNIWDFECRPQVMRTLGYPLAMVDRIHEITEARNIELGLGLQLCFMHPSKHKFEHPRFCFERLEYVGQKIQDLVMAERLLMKHIDAPGKWLQEKHRCLLMNKFCGKFLREKYLHRFIIYSDQVQDSYEHNRRLRNPATTSVQQAIHGLAYAVYGKPDVRRLMFQVFDFEQIQPKAV from the exons ATGGATTTATCTTCATCTTTCACACCGCACACTAAAATAGACCTCTCTTTCTCCTCCTCCTCACTCACTCTCTTCCCCTTCCAAACCCACTTCAAAATCCCCAAAACCCCAAATCTCCACATTTCAGCCGTCGCCTCCGCTGACCCCAAAGAGCTCCCTCAGAACAGCCCCCAACGCCTCCTCAAAGAGTTGGCGGAGCGCAAGAAAGTAGTCTCCCCCAAGAAAAGGGCGCCCCCAAAAAGATTCATCCTCAAACCGCCATTAGATGACAAGAGATTAGCCGAGAGATTCCTCAACAGCCCCCAATTATCGCTAAAGTCGTTCCCTTTGCTGAGCTCTTGCCTCCCTTCGCAGCGATTAAACAATGCCGATAGAACGTGGATGGATGAGTATTTGCTGGAGGCTAAGCAGGCGCTGGGTTATCCCTTGGAGCCCTCGGATAGCTACGGAGACGATAATCCGGCTAAGCAATTCGATTCCTTGCTGTATTTGGCGTTCCAGCATCCGCACTGTGAGAGGACTAATGTGAGGCATGTGAGGTCGGGCCACTCGCGGCTGTTGTTTTTGGGGCAGTATGTACTGGAGCTGGCGCTGTGTGAGTTCTTCTTGCAGCGGTATCCGAGGGAGTCTCCGGGGCCGATGAGGGAGAGGGTGTATGCTTTGATTGGGAAGAGGTTTTTGCCCAAGTGGATTAAAGCTGCTAGCTTGCAGAATTTGGTTTTCCAGTATGATGATATGGACAGGCTGCTACGCAAAGACCGGGAGCCCCCAGTGAA ATCTGTGTTCTCGGCGTTGTTTGGAGCAATATACTTGTGTTTTGGCATGCCAGAAGTATATCGTGTTCTCTTTGAAGTGTTTGGGCTCGACCCAGAGGCTGAAGACTGCCAGCCTAAATTGAGGAGACAGCTTGATGATATAGACTATGTATCTGTTGAGTTTGATAACCGAAAACTCAGTTGGCAAGATGTTGCTGCTTATAAG CCTCCAGAAGATGCCCTTTTTGCTCATCCTAGGCTTTTCAGAGCATGCGTGCCACCTGGTATGCACCGATTCCGTGGAAACATATGGGATTTTGAATGTAGACCTCAAGTGATGAGAACACTTGGATATCCCTTGGCTATGGTGGATAGGATACATGAAATAACAGAAGCAAGGAATATTGAGCTTGGCTTAGGGTTGCAG CTCTGTTTCATGCATCCATCAAAACACAAGTTTGAACACCCACGGTTCTGCTTCGAGCGCTTGGAATATGTTGGTCAGAAGATCCAG GATCTTGTGATGGCCGAGAGGTTGCTTATGAAGCACATCGATGCTCCTGGGAAATGGCTGCAGGAGAAGCACCGTTGTCTTCTGATGAACAAGTTCTGTGGCAAGTTCTTGAGGGAGAAGTATCTACACCGTTTCATCATCTACAGCGATCAGGTCCAGGACTCGTATGAGCACAACCGGAGGCTCAGAAATCCAGCTACAACCTCGGTTCAGCAAGCCATCCATGGGCTCGCATACGCTGTTTATGGGAAGCCAGACGTTAGGCGACTCATGTTCCAGGTTTTTGACTTCGAGCAGATACAGCCAAAGGCCGTGTGA
- the LOC121791848 gene encoding uncharacterized protein LOC121791848 — protein sequence MELNFFYYYTQWTFTLVTIYFGLGSLLSIRGCFYSPKTDSNSNCYLTEDTEQGLHVPLAHGVNGNGMRFRKKLDNRGTLHALITSDLWDGLYQVLFQMTAGAVTLTDIVYWVVIFPFMALRDYEMSFLTVVTHSLNAILLLGDTAVCSLEFPWFRISYFILLTGIYVIFEWIVHACISIWWPYPFLDLSVDLAPVWYLVVALMHVPCYAIFLMFVK from the exons ATGGAGCTGAACTTTTTTTACTACTATACTCA GTGGACGTTTACTTTAGTCACCATCTATTTTGGG CTTGGATCGTTGCTTTCAATACGTGGATGTTTTTACAGTCCCAAAACCGATAGCAACAGTAACTGCTATTTAACTGAGGATACGGAGCAAGGTTTACATGTGCCCTTAGCACATGGAGTGAATGGAAATGGAATGAGGTTTCGGAAGAAGTTGGACAATCGTGGGACACTCCATGCTCTAATAACTTCCGACTTGTGGGATGGTCTGTATCAAGTTTTATTCCAG ATGACAGCAGGGGCAGTAACTCTCACTGATATTGTTTACTGGGTTGTGATTTTCCCATTCATGGCGCTGAGAGATTACGAGATGAGTTTT TTGACAGTTGTGACACACTCACTCAATGCTATCTTGCTCCTTGGGGATACAGCTGTTTGTAGTCTG GAATTCCCATGGTTCCGGATTTCTTACTTCATTTTGTTGACGGGTATTTATGTCATATTCGAGTGGATTGTCCATGCCTGCATCTCAATTTG GTGGCCGTATCCTTTTCTTGATCTATCAGTAGACCTCGCTCCAGTGTG GTACCTGGTGGTAGCCTTGATGCATGTCCCCTGCTATGCCATCTTCCTCATGTTTGTGAAGTGA
- the LOC121791850 gene encoding cannabidiolic acid synthase-like: MSWIESTLFSNQMPITPLDTLLNRTQAGLRQLKAKSDYVRTPIPLNAIEGMVTMLREPEADETIYYMVPYGGRMDEISESETPFPHRAGALYKLAGLTYWQNSEAADADRYISWSHRYYQYMTPYVSSSPREAYYNYRDLDNGVNKPNGKTSYARTSIWGKPYYKDNFDRLVRVKTVVDPTNLFKNEQSIPPLQAKWTKKGN; the protein is encoded by the coding sequence ATGAGCTGGATCGAATCCACCTTATTTAGCAACCAAATGCCAATAACTCCACTTGATACATTGCTTAACCGGACTCAGGCCGGTCTGCGGCAACTCAAAGCCAAGTCGGATTATGTACGGACACCCATTCCTCTGAACGCGATTGAAGGCATGGTGACTATGTTGCGTGAACCAGAAGCAGACGAGACGATATACTACATGGTGCCGTATGGTGGAAGAATGGATGAAATATCAGAATCGGAAACTCCATTTCCTCACAGAGCAGGTGCACTCTACAAACTTGCCGGCTTGACTTACTGGCAAAACTCTGAGGCTGCGGACGCGGACAGATACATAAGCTGGAGCCACAGGTATTATCAATACATGACTCCTTATGTGTCGAGCTCGCCCAGGGAAGCGTACTACAACTACAGAGATCTCGATAATGGAGTGAATAAACCTAATGGGAAGACAAGTTACGCACGCACAAGCATTTGGGGGAAGCCATATTACAAGGATAATTTTGATCGTCTTGTTCGGGTGAAAACAGTTGTTGATCCGACCAATTTGTTCAAGAACGAACAGAGCATTCCGCCGTTGCAAGCCAAGTGGACTAAGAAAGGGAATTGA